A single genomic interval of Methanofastidiosum sp. harbors:
- a CDS encoding 30S ribosomal protein S27e has translation MKKLVSKFLRVKCTDCSSEQIVFNRPAITVKCLTCGKSLVESKGGVGKINAEILEVLE, from the coding sequence ATGAAAAAACTCGTTTCAAAATTTTTGAGAGTGAAATGCACTGACTGTTCAAGTGAACAGATAGTTTTTAACAGACCCGCTATTACTGTAAAATGCCTTACTTGTGGGAAATCCCTTGTCGAGTCAAAAGGTGGAGTAGGCAAAATTAATGCTGAAATACTAGAAGTGTTGGAGTGA
- a CDS encoding translation initiation factor IF-2 subunit alpha — protein sequence MLEKAYPEEGDLVMCSVKEVFPYGAFVILDEYDKEGMIHIKEISSSWVKNIRNHVREGQKIVCKVLKVDESKNHIDLSLRRVTSQQKKTKVQEFKREKKGEKLLELYATNIGEDYKDIIHNIGVPIVNKYGELYAAFEEVSTKGKSVLEGVIDEKYLDGLYEIIKTNVENPLVSITGHINLECFSGDGVNVVKDALVNAREKFKDKVEDVEIRNEGSPKYSIHIVAEDYKAAESVLRDIAEMAISHVQSNEGKGSFKRS from the coding sequence ATGCTCGAAAAGGCATACCCTGAAGAGGGAGACCTTGTCATGTGTTCCGTTAAGGAAGTATTTCCCTACGGTGCATTCGTTATCCTTGATGAATATGACAAGGAGGGCATGATACATATAAAAGAAATCTCCTCCAGTTGGGTTAAAAACATTAGAAATCATGTCAGGGAAGGCCAAAAGATAGTATGTAAGGTTCTAAAAGTTGATGAATCTAAAAATCATATAGATCTTTCCCTAAGAAGAGTTACAAGCCAACAGAAGAAAACAAAAGTGCAAGAATTCAAGAGAGAAAAGAAAGGCGAAAAACTACTGGAACTATATGCAACAAACATTGGAGAAGATTACAAAGATATTATCCATAATATCGGAGTGCCCATTGTTAATAAATATGGGGAGTTATATGCCGCTTTTGAAGAAGTCTCAACAAAAGGCAAGAGTGTTTTAGAAGGAGTAATAGATGAGAAGTACCTTGATGGGCTTTATGAAATTATTAAAACTAATGTTGAAAATCCATTAGTTTCTATAACTGGCCATATAAATCTTGAATGTTTTTCTGGCGACGGAGTAAATGTAGTAAAAGACGCTTTAGTCAACGCCAGAGAAAAATTCAAAGACAAAGTGGAAGACGTAGAGATAAGGAACGAAGGGTCTCCCAAATATTCTATTCACATTGTCGCCGAAGATTATAAAGCAGCAGAATCTGTTTTGAGAGATATTGCAGAGATGGCAATTTCTCATGTTCAGAGTAATGAGGGTAAAGGATCCTTTAAGAGATCATAA
- a CDS encoding proteasome assembly chaperone family protein: MKETYIVEEIKDIKLDNPLFVEGLPGIGLVGKLAADHLIQELKAVKFAELYSPRFPHQALVEKDSTMRLMKNEFYYYTGGKRDILFLSGDTQPPPTDAYGHYEISTKILDFVEKFGVKEMFTLGGYSTGGYPVKEPKVLGAASDIETVEKYKDKNIVFREDPGSAIVGASGLLIAMGKIRNMKGLCLLGESPGYIIDAKASKAVLQVLVDILELEISMEELDKRAEETEKALSKIQEMQKNMTEYQTLPPGNEETGYIR; the protein is encoded by the coding sequence ATGAAAGAAACTTATATTGTTGAAGAAATAAAAGATATAAAACTTGATAATCCACTATTTGTGGAAGGCCTTCCAGGAATAGGGCTTGTTGGAAAATTAGCTGCTGATCATCTTATCCAAGAATTAAAAGCTGTTAAATTTGCTGAGTTATATTCTCCAAGATTCCCTCATCAAGCTTTAGTTGAAAAAGATTCAACTATGAGATTGATGAAGAACGAATTTTATTATTACACCGGCGGAAAAAGAGATATATTGTTCTTATCTGGTGATACCCAGCCACCCCCCACAGACGCATATGGACATTATGAAATTTCCACAAAAATTCTTGATTTTGTTGAAAAATTTGGTGTCAAAGAAATGTTTACATTGGGCGGGTACTCTACAGGCGGATATCCTGTGAAAGAACCAAAAGTATTAGGCGCTGCATCTGACATTGAAACAGTCGAAAAATATAAAGATAAAAATATTGTTTTTAGAGAAGACCCAGGTTCCGCAATTGTTGGTGCATCTGGACTTCTTATTGCAATGGGAAAAATTAGAAACATGAAGGGCCTATGTCTTTTGGGAGAATCTCCGGGATATATAATTGATGCCAAAGCTTCAAAGGCAGTTCTACAGGTATTAGTTGATATATTAGAGCTCGAGATTAGCATGGAAGAGTTAGACAAGAGAGCAGAAGAAACTGAAAAAGCACTTTCAAAGATACAAGAAATGCAGAAGAATATGACTGAATATCAGACATTGCCTCCTGGAAATGAAGAAACAGGTTACATCAGGTAA
- the pcn gene encoding proliferating cell nuclear antigen (pcna) — protein MFEAVLSAETWRKCVTAIGSLVEEVPLKITDEGIELRAMDPSHVSMIDFKMNKEVFAEYKTDKEAIIGIDIEDMSKFINRSRSDDILVLKLDEEKNKILMVLKGTSTRRFGCQLIDVTEQSNLKMPALNTSSKVRLNSQAFREGLKDANIVSDHVSLKADDAFYMNAEGDTGDIEVKLEKGDPDLYELIVSAGAFSTFNLSYLTDMSKSIPGEMSIEIGNDMPVKIEFEIEGASFVFILAPRVER, from the coding sequence ATGTTTGAAGCTGTTTTGAGTGCTGAAACATGGAGAAAATGTGTCACTGCTATTGGCAGTCTTGTGGAAGAAGTTCCGTTAAAGATTACTGACGAAGGTATTGAATTAAGAGCTATGGATCCATCTCATGTTAGCATGATTGATTTTAAAATGAACAAGGAAGTATTTGCAGAATATAAAACTGATAAAGAAGCTATTATAGGCATTGACATTGAAGATATGTCAAAATTCATTAACAGGAGTAGAAGCGATGATATTCTTGTTCTAAAACTAGATGAAGAGAAAAACAAAATACTCATGGTCTTGAAAGGAACATCAACTAGAAGATTCGGGTGCCAGCTTATAGACGTCACAGAACAATCGAATCTCAAAATGCCTGCCTTGAATACTTCTTCTAAGGTAAGACTAAATTCTCAGGCCTTCAGAGAGGGTTTAAAAGATGCAAATATAGTTTCAGATCACGTTTCTCTAAAAGCGGACGACGCATTCTATATGAATGCCGAAGGTGACACAGGCGACATTGAAGTAAAACTTGAGAAGGGTGACCCTGATCTTTATGAGCTGATTGTGTCCGCAGGAGCTTTTTCAACATTTAATTTGAGCTACTTAACTGATATGTCAAAGTCAATACCTGGAGAAATGTCAATTGAAATAGGAAACGATATGCCTGTAAAAATTGAATTTGAAATCGAAGGCGCATCTTTTGTATTCATACTAGCCCCACGCGTAGAAAGATGA
- a CDS encoding 50S ribosomal protein L44e has translation MKMPKKMNTYCPTCKKHTSHKVETVKKRKRGELSAGQRRYRRKIKGYRGFPRSSVSGGKAISKVDLRYRCELCKKATTRKGFRIRKLEFEEA, from the coding sequence ATGAAAATGCCAAAAAAGATGAATACTTACTGCCCGACCTGTAAGAAACACACGTCACATAAAGTTGAGACTGTAAAGAAAAGGAAAAGAGGAGAACTTAGTGCAGGTCAGAGAAGGTATAGAAGAAAAATTAAAGGTTACAGAGGTTTCCCCAGATCTTCAGTAAGTGGTGGGAAAGCTATAAGCAAAGTAGATTTAAGGTATAGATGCGAATTATGCAAAAAAGCCACTACAAGAAAAGGCTTCAGAATTAGAAAGTTAGAGTTCGAGGAGGCATAA
- a CDS encoding RNA-protein complex protein Nop10, producing the protein MKMKICPKCNKYTLKDLCPLCNVRTVNPHPPKFSPEDKYGKYRRLIKKERGVL; encoded by the coding sequence ATGAAGATGAAAATCTGCCCTAAATGTAATAAATATACATTAAAGGATTTATGTCCTTTGTGTAACGTCCGTACAGTAAATCCTCACCCCCCAAAATTTTCGCCCGAGGACAAATACGGTAAATACAGAAGATTAATCAAAAAAGAGCGTGGAGTGTTATGA